Proteins from one Algiphilus sp. genomic window:
- a CDS encoding AAA family ATPase, translated as MITVIAGVNGAGKSSIIGAYIRQAGGDYCNPDEITRQLMAGDPGIGEEAANGEAWRIGFRQLQRAIAQDDDYTFETTLGGNSIRDALLDAAEKGRSVRVLSMGLASVETHLERIAARAAKGGHAIPADKVRQRWETSRHNLTQLMPHCHEVRVLDNTAPMHEGVPKPRILLHLRGRCLLVNRGESTPEWAQHLMTEATRCAE; from the coding sequence GTGATCACCGTCATTGCAGGCGTCAACGGCGCCGGCAAGAGCTCGATCATCGGCGCGTACATCCGCCAGGCCGGTGGCGACTACTGCAACCCCGATGAGATCACCCGCCAGTTGATGGCCGGTGATCCCGGGATCGGGGAGGAGGCGGCCAACGGTGAGGCCTGGCGGATCGGGTTTCGCCAACTCCAGCGGGCGATCGCGCAGGACGACGACTACACCTTCGAGACCACGCTCGGCGGCAACTCGATTCGTGATGCGCTGCTCGACGCAGCGGAGAAGGGGCGATCGGTTCGGGTCCTTTCCATGGGGCTGGCTTCCGTCGAGACCCATCTCGAGCGCATCGCGGCGCGGGCGGCGAAGGGTGGCCATGCGATCCCCGCCGACAAGGTCCGTCAGCGCTGGGAGACGTCGCGCCACAATCTGACGCAGCTCATGCCGCACTGTCACGAGGTGCGCGTTCTCGACAACACCGCACCGATGCACGAGGGTGTTCCGAAGCCTCGAATCCTGCTGCACTTGCGGGGGCGGTGCTTGCTCGTGAACCGTGGCGAATCGACGCCAGAATGGGCGCAGCACCTCATGACTGAAGCAACGCGCTGCGCCGAGTAG